The ANME-2 cluster archaeon genome contains a region encoding:
- a CDS encoding V-type ATP synthase subunit D: MAIQDVKPTRSELIELKKKIKLSEGGHKLLKMKRDGLILEFFEILEKAKSIRTELDVQFDISMEKVNIAKSVEGTVTVKSTAFSFKDTPSLEVQSKNVMGVVVPKIESSSVRKHINDRGYGIIGTSSRIDEAVDAYEVLVEKIILAAEIETTIKKLLDEIEKTKRRVNALEFKVIPELTEARDFIMLRLDEMERENTFRLKRIKG; encoded by the coding sequence TTGGCTATACAGGATGTTAAACCCACACGTTCAGAACTTATCGAGCTGAAAAAGAAGATCAAGCTCTCTGAGGGTGGACATAAATTGCTCAAGATGAAACGTGATGGGTTGATTCTGGAATTCTTTGAGATACTGGAGAAAGCTAAGAGCATCAGGACCGAGCTTGACGTTCAGTTCGATATATCAATGGAAAAGGTCAATATTGCCAAGTCAGTGGAAGGTACTGTGACAGTCAAATCCACTGCTTTTTCTTTTAAGGACACACCGTCCCTGGAAGTCCAGAGCAAGAACGTAATGGGCGTGGTTGTGCCCAAGATCGAGTCAAGCAGTGTCAGGAAGCATATCAATGATCGTGGATATGGTATCATCGGCACCAGCAGTAGAATTGATGAAGCAGTTGATGCCTACGAGGTGCTGGTTGAAAAGATTATTCTGGCTGCCGAGATCGAGACCACTATAAAGAAACTGCTGGATGAGATCGAGAAGACCAAGCGCAGGGTCAATGCACTTGAGTTTAAGGTCATTCCTGAATTAACTGAGGCTAGGGATTTTATTATGCTCAGGCTGGATGAGATGGAGAGGGAGAACACTTTCAGGCTCAAACGCATCAAAGGATAG
- a CDS encoding site-specific DNA-methyltransferase yields MTTENIFKLHHKDARNIDEVIKKNIVDITITSPPYFNMKDYGYSEQIGFGQSYEEYLDDLERVFEKIYHVTKDTGCLWVVIDTFKNNGEVVPLPFDFSNTIKKVGWKLHDIIIWNKDKTVPWSHKGQTKNKFEYVLFFIKNKNYKYYKDEAREYNTKFLKKWWIRYPERYNPKGKAPDEIWNYDIPTQGFWGNKYIRHFCPLPTDMIGRMIQLTSDEGDVILDPFAGSGSVLAQAAYMNRKFIGLELNESYIDMFQNYLQCTFESGQKKYQLVKSGKYAQDNFSETILNLRALKFAKILHKNIKSDFKDMIKTICVEIADEEPDVKHKIIKVNYSIFFEMMKKSESKLIKKSIKENINEIISHPPLSKYGIEAKFRYYYTKRCLSKKHPLYVYNKTTHKYEEIYKLIQNNKTFEIVSPIKLEINEDNFE; encoded by the coding sequence ATGACAACAGAAAACATATTCAAACTGCATCATAAAGATGCCAGAAATATTGATGAAGTAATCAAAAAAAATATTGTCGATATAACTATTACTTCTCCACCCTATTTTAATATGAAAGATTATGGATATAGTGAACAAATTGGTTTTGGTCAGTCCTATGAGGAGTATCTTGATGATTTGGAAAGAGTTTTTGAAAAAATATATCACGTCACAAAAGACACAGGATGTTTGTGGGTTGTCATTGACACATTTAAAAATAATGGGGAGGTAGTTCCGCTACCATTTGATTTTTCAAATACAATAAAAAAAGTGGGATGGAAACTGCATGACATTATTATTTGGAATAAAGATAAAACGGTTCCATGGAGCCATAAAGGACAAACAAAAAATAAGTTTGAATACGTTCTTTTTTTCATTAAAAATAAGAACTATAAATACTATAAAGATGAAGCGCGTGAATATAATACTAAGTTTCTAAAAAAATGGTGGATAAGATATCCTGAACGATATAATCCTAAAGGAAAAGCTCCTGATGAAATTTGGAATTATGATATTCCAACACAAGGATTTTGGGGAAATAAATATATCCGACATTTTTGCCCTCTACCAACCGATATGATTGGAAGAATGATACAATTAACTTCTGATGAAGGTGATGTTATTTTAGATCCTTTTGCGGGATCAGGGTCTGTACTTGCTCAAGCAGCTTACATGAATCGAAAATTTATTGGTTTGGAATTAAATGAAAGCTATATCGATATGTTCCAGAACTATCTACAATGTACTTTTGAATCTGGACAAAAGAAATATCAACTGGTTAAAAGTGGAAAATATGCACAAGATAATTTTTCCGAAACAATTTTGAACTTGAGAGCTTTGAAATTTGCAAAAATTTTACACAAAAACATTAAATCAGACTTTAAAGATATGATAAAGACAATTTGTGTTGAAATCGCAGATGAAGAGCCAGATGTAAAACACAAGATCATCAAAGTAAATTATAGTATATTCTTTGAAATGATGAAAAAATCTGAATCGAAACTTATCAAAAAATCCATAAAAGAAAATATAAATGAGATCATTTCACATCCCCCCTTATCGAAGTATGGAATCGAGGCAAAATTTAGATATTATTATACAAAGCGTTGTTTGTCAAAAAAACATCCTCTTTATGTGTATAATAAAACAACACATAAGTACGAAGAAATATATAAATTAATCCAAAATAATAAAACGTTTGAAATTGTAAGTCCAATAAAATTAGAGATAAACGAAGATAATTTTGAATAA
- a CDS encoding IS1 family transposase, whose product MGTRGPKSKFTDIACPNVLCPDYGMTDMGNIAGNGTYETQNEKVRKFICRTCGKSFNSRSETVFYDLRTKKDTFILALKMVLSDIPLRKISYILDVKLDTVRDWLLRAANHSEKVNDIFLKDLEISKVELDELWTFVKKNQFREWQTLRKNGGYG is encoded by the coding sequence ATGGGAACACGTGGTCCAAAATCAAAATTCACTGATATTGCCTGCCCTAATGTTTTGTGTCCTGACTATGGAATGACTGACATGGGAAATATTGCTGGAAATGGAACATACGAAACACAAAATGAAAAAGTCAGGAAATTTATCTGTAGAACATGTGGGAAATCATTCAATAGCCGGAGTGAGACGGTCTTTTACGACCTCAGGACGAAAAAGGATACATTTATTCTTGCACTAAAAATGGTTCTTAGTGATATCCCTCTTAGAAAAATATCATATATATTGGATGTGAAATTAGATACAGTCAGAGATTGGCTTCTCCGAGCCGCAAATCATAGTGAAAAGGTGAATGATATCTTTCTTAAGGATCTAGAAATCTCAAAAGTTGAATTAGACGAACTTTGGACTTTTGTAAAAAAAAACCAATTCCGGGAGTGGCAGACCCTAAGGAAGAACGGTGGATATGGGTAG